A genomic region of Trifolium pratense cultivar HEN17-A07 linkage group LG3, ARS_RC_1.1, whole genome shotgun sequence contains the following coding sequences:
- the LOC123918102 gene encoding putative F-box/FBD/LRR-repeat protein At1g78760 isoform X1 has protein sequence MFNLAHDIMIPPNTKRAKHDDNDNEEDRLSDLPDCVLLHILSFLNSKHAVQTCILSPRWKNLWKYIPTLKLHSSEFRTAKKLGMFVTKILTLRDTSTALHALNFKRIASFEPQRTLKEIVNYACSHNTQLKRLGISVKGDIGIILPRISSCQALTSLKLAVYGKGVSNCERTLFPKHLNFPALTSLDLSNFAFCANDNADNAEPFSSFSRLNNLIISRCSVRDASILTISSATIVHLTMCGNSSSDFTKIELSAPSLDTITFYGTPSQRLYGSSLSSVKQVNIDEDIFIRIGEPHLILLSWLQDLDNIKSLTVTAGILQILSLVPDLFNIKLPSLHHLKSLKVKLKPHPHGLSSYIRKEVVYKYKSRKEAHKIRLKEADEPYVIIPEGIVDFLLQNSPSAEVGIIHYMSKESAGNYPVG, from the exons ATGTTTAATTTAGCGCATGATATAATGATTCCACCCAACACCAAGAGAGCAAAGcatgatgataatgataatgaagaAGATAGACTCAGTGACTTACCCGATTGTGTTCTCCTTCATATTTTGTCATTTTTGAATTCCAAACACGCCGTTCAAACTTGCATTTTGTCCCCAAGATGGAAGAATCTTTGGAAATATATTCCTACCCTTAAATTGCATTCCTCTGAATTTAGAACCGCAAAGAAATTAGGCATGTTTGTGACTAAGATTTTGACTCTTCGTGATACCTCAACTGCACTGCACGCTCTCAATTTTAAGCGTATAGCCAGTTTTGAGCCTCAACGGACTCTCAAAGAGATTGTGAACTATGCTTGTTCCCATAATACCCAGCTCAAACGATTAGGAATCTCCGTTAAAGGTGATATTGGTATCATTTTGCCTCGCATTTCTTCATGTCAGGCTCTTACATCTCTTAAGCTCGCTGTTTATGGTAAAGGTGTATCTAATTGTGAAAGAACATTATTTCCAAAACACCTGAATTTTCCAGCATTGACTAGCTTGGATCTATCTAATTTTGCCTTTTGCGCAAATGACAATGCTGATAATGCCGAACCATTTTCATCCTTTAGCAGACTGAATAATTTGATCATTTCTAGATGTAGCGTAAGGGATGCTTCAATTCTAACCATATCAAGTGCGACCATTGTACATTTAACTATGTGTGGTAATAGCTCATCTGACTTTACCAAAATCGAGCTATCCGCTCCAAGTCTTGATACCATTACTTTTTATGGTACTCCTAGTCAGAGACTGTATGGAAGCAGTCTTTCTTCAGTTAAACAAGTAAATATTGATGAAGACATATTTATAAGAATTGGGGAGCCTCATTTGATTCTATTAAGCTGGCTGCAAGACCTggataatataaaatcattgacaGTCACTGCAGGCATTCTTCAG ATTCTTTCCTTAGTTCCTGATTTATTCAACATTAAACTCCCTTCCTTGCATCACTTGAAGTCACTGAAAGTAAAACTGAAACCACACCCTCATGGATTATCATCTTATATAAGGAAAGAAGTTGTGTATAAATACAAGTCGCGTAAAGAAGCTCACAAGATACGTCTCAAAGAAGCAGATGAACCATATGTAATCATACCTGAGGGGATAGTAGACTTCTTGCTTCAAAACTCACCATCTGCAGAAGTTGGCATCATCCATTACATGAGTAAGGAGTCCGCAGGAAATTATCCAGTCGGTTGA
- the LOC123918102 gene encoding putative F-box/FBD/LRR-repeat protein At1g78760 isoform X2: protein MIPPNTKRAKHDDNDNEEDRLSDLPDCVLLHILSFLNSKHAVQTCILSPRWKNLWKYIPTLKLHSSEFRTAKKLGMFVTKILTLRDTSTALHALNFKRIASFEPQRTLKEIVNYACSHNTQLKRLGISVKGDIGIILPRISSCQALTSLKLAVYGKGVSNCERTLFPKHLNFPALTSLDLSNFAFCANDNADNAEPFSSFSRLNNLIISRCSVRDASILTISSATIVHLTMCGNSSSDFTKIELSAPSLDTITFYGTPSQRLYGSSLSSVKQVNIDEDIFIRIGEPHLILLSWLQDLDNIKSLTVTAGILQILSLVPDLFNIKLPSLHHLKSLKVKLKPHPHGLSSYIRKEVVYKYKSRKEAHKIRLKEADEPYVIIPEGIVDFLLQNSPSAEVGIIHYMSKESAGNYPVG, encoded by the exons ATGATTCCACCCAACACCAAGAGAGCAAAGcatgatgataatgataatgaagaAGATAGACTCAGTGACTTACCCGATTGTGTTCTCCTTCATATTTTGTCATTTTTGAATTCCAAACACGCCGTTCAAACTTGCATTTTGTCCCCAAGATGGAAGAATCTTTGGAAATATATTCCTACCCTTAAATTGCATTCCTCTGAATTTAGAACCGCAAAGAAATTAGGCATGTTTGTGACTAAGATTTTGACTCTTCGTGATACCTCAACTGCACTGCACGCTCTCAATTTTAAGCGTATAGCCAGTTTTGAGCCTCAACGGACTCTCAAAGAGATTGTGAACTATGCTTGTTCCCATAATACCCAGCTCAAACGATTAGGAATCTCCGTTAAAGGTGATATTGGTATCATTTTGCCTCGCATTTCTTCATGTCAGGCTCTTACATCTCTTAAGCTCGCTGTTTATGGTAAAGGTGTATCTAATTGTGAAAGAACATTATTTCCAAAACACCTGAATTTTCCAGCATTGACTAGCTTGGATCTATCTAATTTTGCCTTTTGCGCAAATGACAATGCTGATAATGCCGAACCATTTTCATCCTTTAGCAGACTGAATAATTTGATCATTTCTAGATGTAGCGTAAGGGATGCTTCAATTCTAACCATATCAAGTGCGACCATTGTACATTTAACTATGTGTGGTAATAGCTCATCTGACTTTACCAAAATCGAGCTATCCGCTCCAAGTCTTGATACCATTACTTTTTATGGTACTCCTAGTCAGAGACTGTATGGAAGCAGTCTTTCTTCAGTTAAACAAGTAAATATTGATGAAGACATATTTATAAGAATTGGGGAGCCTCATTTGATTCTATTAAGCTGGCTGCAAGACCTggataatataaaatcattgacaGTCACTGCAGGCATTCTTCAG ATTCTTTCCTTAGTTCCTGATTTATTCAACATTAAACTCCCTTCCTTGCATCACTTGAAGTCACTGAAAGTAAAACTGAAACCACACCCTCATGGATTATCATCTTATATAAGGAAAGAAGTTGTGTATAAATACAAGTCGCGTAAAGAAGCTCACAAGATACGTCTCAAAGAAGCAGATGAACCATATGTAATCATACCTGAGGGGATAGTAGACTTCTTGCTTCAAAACTCACCATCTGCAGAAGTTGGCATCATCCATTACATGAGTAAGGAGTCCGCAGGAAATTATCCAGTCGGTTGA
- the LOC123918104 gene encoding pathogenesis-related leaf protein 6-like translates to MAFTNSFSLFSLLIILTIWFSFSNAQNSPQDYLNVHNAARALVGVANITWDNTVATYALNYANSRKSDCNLVHSNGPYGENLAKGSSGTFTGVSAVNLWVNEKPNYDYNTNACINNGQCLHYTQVVWSNSVRLGCARVQCTNGWWFVTCNYDPPGNYVGQKPY, encoded by the coding sequence ATGGCTTTCACAAactcattttctctttttagCCTCTTAATCATTTTAACCATTTGGTTTTCATTCTCCAATGCTCAAAACTCACCTCAAGATTATCTCAACGTCCACAACGCGGCTCGTGCGTTAGTTGGCGTTGCAAATATTACTTGGGACAACACAGTTGCTACCTATGCTTTGAACTATGCAAATTCAAGGAAAAGTGATTGCAATTTGGTTCATTCAAATGGACCTTATGGTGAGAATCTTGCAAAGGGATCAAGTGGTACATTTACTGGAGTTTCTGCAGTGAATTTGTGGGTTAATGAAAAACCAAACTATGATTATAACACTAATGCATGCATTAATAATGGACAATGCTTGCATTATACTCAAGTTGTTTGGAGTAACTCTGTTAGATTAGGATGTGCAAGGGTACAATGCACTAATGGATGGTGGTTTGTTACTTGCAATTATGATCCCCCTGGTAATTAtgttggccaaaaaccatattaA